From Thermomonas sp. XSG, one genomic window encodes:
- a CDS encoding NAD(P)/FAD-dependent oxidoreductase, translating into MPIQQHDEVLIIGGGHNGLVCAAYLAGAGLKVRVLERRQLVGGAAVTEEFHPGFRNSVASYTVSLLNPAVIRDLRLAEHGLRVVERPYANFLPLPDGRSFRLGGEHTNAEVAKWSVRDAQRLPEYYAMLDRIVVVLRELMRRTPPNVSDRFVLADWLNSMAVGRQLKSLDMRGRRDLLDLFTKSAGELLDDWFEGEPLKAALGWDSVVGNFASPYTPGSAYVLLHHVFGEVNGKAGAWGHAIGGMGAITQAMRRECEARGVAIETDAEVAQLLVEGGKAVGVALADGRELRAATIASNLNPKLLYTKLVEPGQLDDDTAQRIRRYRCGSGTFRMNVALSELPDFTAMPGTRLQPHHQSGILIGPSLQYFEQAYFDAKSRAYNPGWARKPVVEVVISSTLDDTLAPAGQHVASLFCQQVNPAIADEDGGWDAHRDTVAKLMIDTVNDYAPNFARSVLGYEALSPLDLERRIGLVGGDIFHGALGLDQMFSARPLLGQGNYRGAFENLYLCGSGTHPGGGVTGLPGRNAAREILKDLGRSPRPD; encoded by the coding sequence ATGCCAATCCAGCAACACGACGAGGTCCTCATCATCGGCGGCGGCCACAACGGGCTGGTCTGCGCCGCCTATCTCGCCGGCGCAGGCCTGAAGGTGCGGGTGCTGGAGCGCCGCCAGCTGGTTGGCGGCGCGGCGGTCACCGAGGAGTTCCATCCCGGTTTCCGCAACTCCGTGGCCAGCTACACGGTCAGCCTGCTGAACCCGGCGGTGATCCGCGACCTGCGGCTGGCCGAGCACGGGCTGCGCGTGGTCGAGCGGCCCTACGCCAACTTCCTGCCGCTGCCGGACGGGCGCAGCTTCCGCCTCGGCGGCGAGCACACGAACGCCGAGGTGGCGAAGTGGTCGGTGCGCGATGCGCAGCGGCTGCCCGAGTACTACGCGATGCTCGACCGCATCGTGGTGGTGTTGCGCGAGCTGATGCGGCGTACGCCGCCGAACGTGAGCGACCGCTTCGTGCTGGCCGACTGGCTGAACTCGATGGCGGTGGGCAGGCAGCTGAAATCGCTGGACATGCGCGGCCGCCGCGACCTGCTCGACCTGTTCACCAAGTCGGCCGGCGAGCTGCTGGACGACTGGTTCGAGGGCGAGCCGCTGAAGGCCGCGCTGGGCTGGGATTCGGTGGTCGGCAATTTCGCCAGTCCGTACACGCCGGGCAGCGCCTACGTGCTGCTGCATCACGTGTTCGGCGAGGTGAACGGCAAGGCGGGTGCTTGGGGCCACGCCATCGGCGGGATGGGCGCGATCACCCAGGCCATGCGCAGGGAGTGCGAGGCGCGCGGCGTGGCCATCGAAACCGATGCCGAGGTGGCGCAGCTGCTGGTGGAAGGTGGCAAGGCGGTCGGCGTCGCATTGGCGGACGGCCGTGAGCTGCGCGCCGCGACCATCGCCAGCAACCTCAATCCGAAGCTGCTGTACACCAAGCTGGTCGAACCCGGCCAGCTCGACGATGACACCGCCCAGCGCATCCGCCGCTACCGCTGCGGTTCCGGCACCTTCCGCATGAACGTGGCGCTGTCCGAGCTGCCGGACTTCACCGCGATGCCGGGCACCCGGCTGCAGCCGCACCACCAGAGCGGCATCCTGATCGGACCGTCGCTGCAGTATTTCGAGCAGGCGTATTTCGATGCCAAGTCGCGCGCTTACAACCCCGGCTGGGCGCGCAAGCCTGTCGTCGAGGTGGTGATTTCCTCGACCCTGGATGACACCCTGGCGCCGGCCGGCCAGCACGTGGCCAGCCTGTTCTGCCAGCAGGTGAACCCGGCCATCGCCGACGAGGACGGCGGCTGGGACGCGCACCGCGACACGGTGGCGAAGCTGATGATCGACACCGTCAACGACTACGCACCGAACTTCGCCCGCAGCGTGCTGGGCTATGAGGCGCTGAGCCCGCTCGACCTGGAGCGGCGCATCGGCCTGGTCGGCGGCGACATCTTCCACGGTGCGCTTGGCCTCGACCAGATGTTCAGCGCGCGCCCGCTGCTGGGACAGGGCAATTACCGCGGTGCGTTCGAAAATCTCTACCTGTGCGGCTCCGGCACCCATCCCGGTGGTGGCGTGACCGGCCTGCCGGGGCGCAACGCCGCGCGTGAAATCCTCAAGGATCTGGGCCGTTCGCCGCGTCCCGATTGA
- a CDS encoding AAA family ATPase, with translation MSELLDLAALIRAETPLLVIETPDEARVMELFRQSLMHVWRALYRWSVTEGLRRVDMDGEDESGLAPDLSATLNAMREASQRGVYLLMDATPYLGYASYQRALRDLIQRRGSQPHVIVLVGTRIELPEALEPFAARFSLRLPDANALLKLVKDEARDYAAQNGGRRVEADADAVRQIVRNLHGLTLTDARRIARHLIWRDGALGADDLPELARLKFELLNKSGHLHYEYDTARFSDVGGAARLKRWVEQRRAAFVQDPPPAGLPPPRGVLLLGVQGCGKSLLAKAVAGGFGVPLVRLDFGTLYDKFHGETEKNLRTALASTEQLAPCVLWIDEIEKALATDGGDGDGGLSRRVLGYLLTWMAERKARVFLVATANQVQQLPAELLRKGRFDEIFFVDLPDAATRAEIFALHLDRRQLAREHIDLSALAAAAEGYSGAEIEQVIVSALYAAHATQAGLDTHALMQAIRETRPLSVLMAEQVQALREWALPRTVPAD, from the coding sequence ATGAGCGAACTGCTGGACCTGGCCGCGCTGATCCGCGCGGAGACCCCCCTGCTGGTGATCGAAACACCCGACGAAGCGCGGGTGATGGAACTGTTCCGGCAGTCACTGATGCACGTCTGGCGCGCGCTGTATCGCTGGAGCGTGACCGAAGGCCTGCGCCGGGTGGACATGGACGGCGAGGACGAAAGCGGCTTGGCACCCGATCTCAGCGCCACCCTCAACGCAATGCGCGAGGCCAGCCAGCGCGGCGTCTACCTGCTGATGGACGCCACCCCCTACCTCGGCTACGCCAGCTACCAGCGCGCGCTGCGCGACCTCATACAGCGCCGCGGCAGCCAGCCGCACGTGATCGTGCTGGTGGGCACCAGGATCGAGCTGCCGGAGGCGCTGGAACCGTTCGCCGCGAGGTTCTCGCTGCGCCTGCCGGACGCCAACGCCCTGCTCAAGCTGGTCAAGGACGAAGCCCGCGACTACGCCGCGCAGAACGGCGGACGCCGGGTGGAGGCCGATGCCGATGCGGTCCGGCAGATCGTGCGCAACCTGCACGGCCTGACCCTGACCGACGCGCGCCGGATCGCCCGCCACCTGATCTGGCGCGACGGCGCGCTGGGCGCCGACGACCTGCCGGAGCTGGCGCGGCTGAAGTTCGAGCTGCTCAACAAGAGCGGCCACCTGCACTACGAATACGACACCGCGCGTTTTTCCGACGTGGGCGGCGCAGCGCGCCTGAAGCGCTGGGTGGAACAACGGCGCGCCGCCTTCGTGCAGGACCCGCCCCCGGCCGGGCTGCCGCCGCCGCGCGGCGTGCTGCTGCTGGGCGTGCAGGGCTGCGGCAAGTCGCTGCTGGCCAAGGCGGTGGCCGGCGGCTTCGGCGTACCGCTGGTGCGGCTGGACTTCGGCACCCTGTACGACAAGTTCCACGGCGAAACCGAGAAGAACCTGCGCACCGCGCTCGCGTCCACCGAACAGCTCGCGCCCTGCGTGCTGTGGATCGACGAGATCGAGAAGGCCCTGGCGACCGACGGCGGCGACGGCGATGGCGGGCTGTCGCGGCGGGTGCTGGGCTACCTCCTGACCTGGATGGCCGAGCGCAAGGCGCGCGTGTTCCTGGTCGCCACCGCCAACCAGGTGCAGCAGCTGCCGGCGGAACTGCTGCGCAAGGGCCGTTTCGACGAGATCTTCTTCGTCGACCTGCCCGATGCCGCCACCCGCGCGGAGATCTTCGCCCTGCACCTGGACCGGCGCCAGCTGGCCCGCGAACACATCGACCTGTCGGCGCTGGCCGCGGCGGCCGAGGGGTATTCCGGCGCCGAAATCGAACAGGTCATCGTTAGCGCGCTGTATGCCGCACACGCCACCCAGGCCGGGCTGGACACGCATGCGCTGATGCAGGCGATCCGCGAGACCCGCCCGCTGTCGGTGCTGATGGCCGAACAGGTACAGGCGCTGCGCGAGTGGGCGCTGCCGCGCACCGTGCCGGCAGACTGA
- the glnE gene encoding bifunctional [glutamate--ammonia ligase]-adenylyl-L-tyrosine phosphorylase/[glutamate--ammonia-ligase] adenylyltransferase — protein sequence MDDVFSAEMQTLSARALQRLRAAGCAITDEAALARLAVASDFAIDALVRQPELLDRLQTDAAAPLPAPMLEAGNQGEWARLLRRYRQAESTRLVWRDVVECADVEAVLAGSSALAETCLRLALDALEADFARRFGSVRDAEGAPQRLVVFGLGKLGGRELNFSSDIDLVYAYEHEGESDGARSLHAQDYFARLGQQLAKLLDEVTADGFCHRVDLRLRPFGNAGRVALSFAAMELYFQREGRDWERYAWQKARCVAGDIAAGERFLDALRPFVYRRYLDYGALDGLRAMKAMIAAEVARKDMAGDIKRGPGGIREIEFLAQALQLIRGGREPALRRRHLLATLQALAQAGHMETDAASALAVAYRFLRRLENRLQMLADAQTYALPEDGLARARLAAGLGYADWQALDVALAAQRAKVAEEFGALLAPRRRRISGGDELASYWRALPEHGEAAQLEAVGFEHAAELHASLCDFARTPGVRDLSDAARARLDRVLPALLQHAAASDTPDAVLRRVLPLLHTILRRASYLALLDEQPAALARLASALARSALLGERLAAYPLLLDELLDVRVGGELPDRATMQAQCAAALRDNDMEASLDALNEVRQALSFRFALALLDGRIDAQNCARHLAWLADAVVACVLQLADDELRGAHGRVDGGRFAVLGYGTLGGEELGFGSDLDLVFLFDAPADATSNSARPLDAPRWYARLGQKIVSLLGVRTGAGRLFDVDVRLRPDGAKGLLVSSLASFTDYQRNRAWTWEHQALVRARAIAGDAALAGAFDALRAQVLAQPRDGGKLAEDVSAMRRKMRAELDRSDAVMLDLKQGDGALVDLEFLLQFLVLRDAGASPGLLAPRATSALLEAALQGGSLDAATHAALREAHAALLDTGLRCTLDRRPRRAARDERIERACAAIVAAVQAQGLAFDAA from the coding sequence ATGGACGATGTGTTTTCCGCCGAGATGCAGACCCTGTCCGCGCGTGCCCTGCAGCGCCTGCGCGCGGCCGGTTGCGCGATTACCGACGAAGCGGCGCTGGCGCGCCTGGCGGTGGCCAGCGACTTCGCCATCGATGCGCTCGTCCGCCAGCCGGAACTGCTGGACCGGCTGCAGACCGATGCGGCGGCCCCGCTGCCTGCGCCGATGCTGGAGGCGGGCAACCAGGGCGAATGGGCGCGCCTGCTGCGCCGCTACCGGCAGGCGGAATCGACCCGGCTGGTGTGGCGCGACGTGGTCGAGTGCGCCGATGTCGAGGCGGTCCTCGCCGGCAGCAGTGCGCTGGCGGAAACCTGCCTGCGGCTGGCGCTGGACGCGCTGGAGGCGGATTTCGCCCGGCGCTTCGGCAGCGTGCGCGATGCCGAAGGCGCACCGCAGCGGCTGGTGGTGTTCGGCCTTGGCAAGCTGGGCGGGCGCGAGCTGAACTTCAGTTCCGACATCGACCTGGTCTACGCCTACGAACACGAGGGCGAATCCGATGGCGCGCGCAGCCTGCATGCGCAGGACTACTTCGCGCGGCTGGGCCAGCAGCTGGCGAAACTGCTGGACGAGGTGACCGCGGATGGCTTCTGCCATCGCGTCGACCTGCGTCTGCGCCCGTTCGGCAACGCCGGGCGGGTGGCGCTGTCGTTCGCGGCGATGGAGCTGTATTTCCAGCGCGAGGGCCGCGACTGGGAGCGTTACGCCTGGCAGAAGGCGCGCTGCGTGGCCGGCGACATCGCCGCCGGCGAGCGCTTCCTCGATGCGCTGCGGCCGTTCGTCTATCGCCGCTATCTGGACTACGGTGCGCTGGACGGGCTGCGCGCGATGAAAGCGATGATCGCCGCGGAAGTGGCGCGCAAGGACATGGCCGGCGACATCAAGCGCGGGCCGGGCGGCATCCGCGAGATCGAGTTCCTGGCGCAGGCGCTGCAGCTGATCCGCGGTGGCCGCGAGCCGGCGCTGCGCCGCCGACACCTGCTGGCGACGCTGCAGGCGCTGGCGCAGGCGGGGCACATGGAAACCGACGCGGCATCGGCACTGGCGGTGGCATACCGTTTCCTGCGCCGGCTCGAGAACCGCCTGCAGATGCTGGCCGATGCGCAGACCTATGCGCTGCCCGAGGACGGGCTGGCGCGCGCGCGCCTCGCCGCCGGGCTGGGTTATGCGGACTGGCAGGCGCTGGATGTCGCGCTGGCGGCGCAGCGGGCGAAGGTGGCGGAGGAGTTCGGCGCGTTGCTGGCGCCGCGCCGTCGCCGCATCTCCGGTGGCGACGAACTCGCCAGTTACTGGCGGGCGCTGCCCGAGCACGGCGAAGCCGCGCAGCTGGAGGCGGTCGGCTTCGAGCATGCCGCCGAGCTGCACGCCAGCCTCTGCGATTTCGCCCGCACGCCAGGCGTGCGCGACCTCTCCGACGCCGCGCGCGCGCGCCTGGATCGGGTGCTGCCGGCGCTGCTGCAGCACGCCGCCGCTTCCGATACGCCCGATGCGGTGTTGCGCCGGGTGCTGCCGCTGCTGCACACCATCCTGCGCCGTGCCAGCTACCTGGCGCTGCTGGACGAGCAGCCGGCGGCACTGGCGCGGCTGGCCAGCGCGCTGGCGCGCAGCGCCCTGCTGGGTGAGCGCCTGGCCGCCTATCCGCTGCTGCTGGACGAACTGCTGGACGTGCGCGTGGGTGGCGAACTGCCGGATCGCGCGACCATGCAGGCCCAGTGCGCGGCGGCGCTGCGCGACAACGACATGGAGGCGTCGCTGGATGCGCTCAACGAAGTGCGGCAGGCGCTGAGCTTCCGCTTCGCGCTGGCGCTGCTGGATGGCCGCATCGATGCGCAGAATTGCGCCCGCCACCTGGCGTGGCTGGCCGATGCGGTGGTCGCCTGCGTGCTGCAGCTGGCCGACGACGAACTGCGCGGCGCGCACGGCCGCGTCGACGGCGGCCGCTTCGCCGTGCTCGGCTACGGCACGCTGGGCGGCGAAGAGCTGGGTTTCGGCTCCGACCTCGATCTGGTGTTCCTGTTCGATGCGCCCGCGGACGCCACGTCCAACAGCGCGCGGCCGCTGGATGCGCCGCGCTGGTACGCGCGGCTGGGGCAGAAGATCGTCTCGCTGCTGGGCGTGCGCACCGGCGCCGGCCGGTTGTTCGACGTCGACGTGCGGCTGCGTCCCGACGGTGCCAAGGGGTTGCTGGTATCGAGCTTGGCCAGTTTCACCGACTACCAGCGCAACCGCGCGTGGACATGGGAACATCAGGCGCTGGTGCGCGCCCGTGCGATCGCCGGCGACGCCGCGCTGGCGGGGGCCTTCGACGCCCTGCGCGCGCAGGTGCTGGCGCAGCCGCGCGATGGCGGCAAGCTGGCCGAGGATGTTTCCGCGATGCGCCGCAAGATGCGCGCCGAACTGGACCGCAGTGATGCTGTCATGCTCGATCTCAAGCAGGGCGACGGCGCGCTGGTCGATCTGGAGTTCCTGCTGCAGTTCCTGGTGCTGCGCGATGCGGGTGCGAGCCCCGGATTGCTGGCGCCGCGGGCCACCAGCGCCCTGCTGGAAGCCGCGCTGCAGGGGGGCAGTCTGGACGCGGCTACCCACGCCGCGCTGCGCGAGGCGCATGCCGCGCTGCTGGACACCGGCCTGCGCTGCACCCTCGACCGCCGTCCCCGCCGCGCGGCGCGCGACGAACGCATCGAGCGCGCCTGCGCTGCGATCGTGGCGGCGGTGCAGGCGCAGGGGCTGGCGTTCGACGCGGCGTAA
- a CDS encoding mitochondrial fission ELM1 family protein, translating into MQRRSAAPLPSATLAIHDGRAGNARQALALAHALDSRPSEVTLQPRAPWRWLAPRRLPGAEAALGPVFRTACSAPPTVAIGCGRQAALATRLLRARGAKAVQILDPRIASRHWDIVVAPAHDGLQGANVIATLGSLHPVDDDYLLCAIAAFPSLATLPTPHSVLLVGGPTRHAPLDDADFAALLQRLAAQARAEGGSFSAVASRRTPVAWRHALAGVDPHLPGLRWRDTGDGANPYAGLLACADRIVCTPDSVNMLSEAAATRAPLYVWSPQALQGRPRAFLDALIGSARARALDDALAPFAAEPLRETARVAREIRQRLGM; encoded by the coding sequence ATGCAACGACGCTCCGCCGCGCCTCTCCCATCGGCAACCCTGGCGATCCACGACGGCCGCGCCGGCAACGCGCGCCAGGCCTTGGCGCTGGCTCATGCGCTGGACAGCCGCCCGAGTGAGGTCACGCTGCAACCGCGCGCGCCGTGGCGCTGGCTGGCCCCGCGACGGCTGCCCGGTGCGGAAGCCGCGCTCGGCCCGGTGTTCCGGACGGCCTGCAGTGCGCCGCCCACCGTTGCCATCGGCTGCGGCCGGCAGGCGGCGTTGGCCACCCGCCTGCTGCGCGCACGCGGCGCGAAGGCGGTGCAGATCCTCGATCCGCGCATCGCCAGCCGGCACTGGGACATCGTGGTGGCCCCCGCGCACGACGGCCTCCAAGGGGCCAATGTCATCGCCACGCTCGGCAGCCTGCACCCGGTCGACGACGACTACCTGCTGTGCGCGATCGCCGCATTCCCGTCGCTGGCCACCCTGCCCACCCCGCACAGCGTGCTGCTGGTGGGCGGCCCGACCCGCCACGCGCCGCTGGACGATGCCGACTTCGCGGCGCTGCTGCAGCGGCTGGCCGCGCAGGCACGGGCCGAAGGCGGCAGCTTCAGCGCTGTCGCCTCGCGGCGCACGCCCGTGGCCTGGCGCCACGCGCTGGCGGGCGTGGATCCGCACCTGCCCGGCCTGCGCTGGCGCGACACCGGCGACGGCGCCAATCCCTACGCCGGGCTGCTGGCCTGCGCCGACCGCATCGTCTGCACGCCGGACTCGGTGAACATGCTCAGCGAAGCCGCGGCCACCCGCGCGCCGCTGTACGTGTGGTCGCCGCAGGCTTTGCAGGGGCGCCCGCGGGCCTTCCTCGATGCACTCATCGGAAGCGCGCGCGCGCGCGCGCTGGACGATGCGCTGGCACCGTTCGCCGCCGAGCCGCTGCGGGAAACCGCGCGCGTCGCGCGGGAGATCCGCCAGCGTCTGGGCATGTAG
- a CDS encoding malonic semialdehyde reductase has product MSQPLPGAALDQLFRTARTYNAFTGEVSDETLHQLYELLKFGPTEANTTPARIVFVKSAEAKAKLGPALSEGNFKKTMEAPVVAIVGYDMRFFDKLPVLFPHTDAKPWFEHRDEADLAWVAMRSSALQTAYLILAARSLGLDCGPMTGFDNAKVDEAFFAGTPIRSNILVNLGHGDPASIFPRSPRLGFDEACRIA; this is encoded by the coding sequence ATGTCCCAGCCGCTTCCCGGTGCCGCGCTCGACCAGCTGTTCCGCACCGCCCGCACCTACAACGCCTTCACCGGCGAGGTCTCGGACGAGACCCTGCACCAGCTCTATGAACTGCTGAAGTTCGGCCCCACCGAGGCCAACACCACGCCGGCGCGGATCGTGTTCGTGAAGTCGGCCGAGGCCAAGGCCAAGCTGGGCCCGGCGCTGTCCGAAGGCAATTTCAAGAAGACCATGGAGGCGCCGGTGGTGGCCATCGTCGGCTACGACATGCGCTTCTTCGACAAGCTGCCGGTGCTGTTCCCGCACACCGATGCCAAGCCGTGGTTCGAGCACCGCGACGAAGCCGACCTGGCGTGGGTGGCGATGCGCAGCAGCGCGCTGCAGACCGCCTACCTGATCCTGGCGGCGCGCTCGCTGGGCCTGGACTGCGGCCCGATGACCGGCTTCGACAATGCCAAGGTCGACGAAGCCTTCTTCGCCGGCACGCCGATCCGCTCCAACATCCTGGTCAACCTCGGCCACGGCGACCCCGCCAGCATCTTCCCGCGTTCCCCGCGCCTGGGCTTCGACGAAGCCTGCCGCATCGCCTGA
- a CDS encoding YceI family protein: MNTTIRNLLLPLAIAAAVAACSKPAEPAATAAAPADAAVAAPAEAATVAEAITAVSGTYQLDPTHTDVLAQWTHFGFSQPSAHFGISDGTLVYDAADVTKSSVQVTMPITGIDSFVDKLDEHLASGDFFDAGKFPNATFKSTSVAAAGTNKLTVTGDLTIKDITKSVTLDVTLNGAGEHPMLKKQAIGFSATATIKRTDFGVGAYAPNVSDDVQLRITTEGTLADAPAADAAPAQG; encoded by the coding sequence ATGAACACCACCATCCGCAACCTGTTGTTGCCGCTCGCCATCGCCGCCGCCGTCGCTGCCTGCAGCAAGCCGGCCGAGCCCGCCGCCACCGCCGCAGCGCCGGCCGATGCCGCGGTCGCGGCGCCCGCCGAAGCCGCAACCGTCGCCGAGGCGATCACCGCGGTGTCCGGCACCTACCAGCTCGACCCCACCCACACCGACGTGCTGGCGCAGTGGACCCATTTCGGCTTCTCCCAGCCGAGCGCGCATTTCGGCATCAGCGACGGCACCCTGGTCTATGACGCCGCCGACGTGACCAAGTCCAGCGTCCAGGTCACCATGCCGATCACCGGCATCGACAGCTTCGTCGACAAGCTGGACGAGCACCTGGCCAGCGGCGACTTCTTCGACGCCGGCAAGTTCCCGAATGCAACCTTCAAGAGCACCAGCGTGGCGGCCGCCGGCACCAACAAGCTGACCGTCACCGGCGACCTGACCATCAAGGACATCACCAAGTCGGTGACCCTGGACGTGACCCTCAACGGCGCCGGTGAACACCCGATGCTGAAGAAGCAGGCGATCGGCTTCTCCGCCACCGCCACCATCAAGCGCACCGACTTCGGCGTGGGCGCCTACGCGCCGAACGTCAGCGACGACGTGCAGCTGCGCATCACCACCGAAGGCACGCTGGCCGACGCGCCGGCCGCCGACGCCGCGCCGGCGCAGGGCTGA
- a CDS encoding pirin family protein, which produces MIVERPAGARGEVDMGWLHSHHTFSFGHYYDPAWMGFGVLRVINDDTVAAGGGFAPHRHANMEIISVVLDGALAHKDSAGNAGVIRAGDVQWMSAGHGIEHSEYNGSDAAPVHFLQIWIQPARLNHAPAYDQKHFAPDARRGRWVLLASPDGADGSIGIRQDASLRATRLLPGDALEAALDPARRYWLHVAIGEVAVGERVLAAGDALGLSEEGGALALRGLAETSDVLLFDLPA; this is translated from the coding sequence ATGATCGTCGAACGCCCTGCCGGCGCCCGCGGCGAAGTGGACATGGGGTGGCTGCACAGCCACCACACGTTCTCGTTCGGGCATTACTACGACCCGGCGTGGATGGGCTTCGGCGTCCTGCGCGTGATCAACGACGACACCGTCGCCGCCGGCGGCGGGTTCGCCCCGCATCGCCACGCCAACATGGAAATCATCAGCGTGGTCCTGGACGGCGCGCTGGCGCACAAGGACAGCGCCGGCAACGCCGGCGTGATCCGCGCTGGCGACGTGCAGTGGATGAGCGCCGGCCACGGCATCGAGCACAGCGAATACAACGGCTCGGATGCCGCGCCGGTGCACTTCCTGCAGATCTGGATCCAGCCGGCGCGGCTCAACCACGCGCCGGCCTACGACCAGAAGCACTTCGCGCCGGACGCGCGGCGCGGACGCTGGGTGTTGCTGGCCTCGCCGGATGGCGCCGACGGCAGCATCGGCATTCGCCAGGACGCCAGCCTGCGCGCCACCCGCCTGCTGCCGGGCGACGCGCTGGAAGCGGCGCTGGATCCGGCGCGCCGCTACTGGCTGCATGTGGCCATCGGCGAGGTTGCGGTGGGCGAGCGCGTGCTCGCCGCCGGCGATGCGCTGGGACTGTCCGAAGAGGGTGGTGCGCTGGCACTGCGCGGTCTTGCTGAAACCAGCGACGTGCTGCTGTTCGATCTCCCCGCATGA
- a CDS encoding zinc-finger domain-containing protein: MAQPASPAPASARAQQTYEVHRAELPLSCPLPSMAVWNEHPRVYLSIVEDGGRSQCPYCGSVYVLVD; this comes from the coding sequence ATGGCACAGCCCGCTTCGCCCGCCCCCGCGTCCGCCCGCGCCCAGCAGACCTACGAGGTGCATCGCGCCGAGTTGCCGCTGAGCTGCCCGCTGCCGTCGATGGCGGTGTGGAACGAGCATCCGCGGGTGTACCTGTCGATTGTCGAGGATGGCGGGCGCAGCCAGTGCCCGTACTGCGGCAGCGTCTACGTCCTCGTCGACTGA